A genomic window from Brassica oleracea var. oleracea cultivar TO1000 chromosome C8, BOL, whole genome shotgun sequence includes:
- the LOC106309766 gene encoding 60S ribosomal protein L27-3-like: MVKFLKQNKAVILLQGRYAGKKAVIIRSFDDGNRERPYGHCLVAGLKKYPSKVIRKDSAKKTAKKSRVKCFIKVVNYQHLMPTRYTLDVDLKEVATLEALSSKDKKVAALKEAKGKLEERFKTGKNRWFFTKLRF, translated from the coding sequence ATGGTGAAGTTCTTGAAGCAGAACAAGGCCGTGATCCTCCTTCAAGGCCGATACGCCGGTAAGAAGGCCGTCATCATCCGCTCCTTCGACGACGGAAACCGTGAGCGTCCTTACGGCCACTGCCTCGTCGCCGGACTCAAAAAGTACCCGAGCAAGGTCATCCGCAAGGACTCGGCCAAGAAGACTGCAAAGAAATCTAGGGTCAAGTGTTTCATCAAGGTAGTTAACTACCAGCATCTGATGCCTACGCGTTACACCCTCGACGTGGATCTCAAGGAAGTGGCGACCCTCGAGGCCCTTTCTTCAAAGGACAAGAAGGTGGCGGCTCTCAAGGAGGCTAAGGGTAAGCTCGAGGAGAGGTTCAAGACCGGGAAGAACAGGTGGTTCTTCACCAAGCTCAGGTTCTGA